Proteins from one Planctomyces sp. SH-PL62 genomic window:
- a CDS encoding NAD-dependent epimerase/dehydratase family protein, giving the protein MKIMVTGSAGFIGGYLVEELLANGHQVVGVDNFSKYGDLEQASQDNPNYQLVRGDAKDVGLMKELLADCDHIIAGAAMIGGISYFHTFAYDLLAENERITASTFDAAIWAYQHARLKKITVISSSMVFENAVRFPSREGEHRACPPPASTYGFQKLAVEYFAQGAYEQYGLPFTIARPFNCVGIGERRAKCDVEILSGNVKLAMSHVVPDLVQKVLKGQDPLHILGDGSQVRHYTYGGDLARGIRLCVEHPAAMNEDFNLSTAASTNVLELAELIWKKIHGEWKPFRTVSDKPFQYDVQCRIPTVDKARDLIGFSADTPLDEILDEVIPWVGKQLEAGVI; this is encoded by the coding sequence ATGAAGATCATGGTGACAGGATCGGCCGGGTTCATCGGCGGCTATCTCGTGGAGGAGCTGCTCGCCAACGGCCATCAGGTCGTCGGCGTGGACAACTTCTCCAAGTACGGCGACCTGGAGCAGGCCAGCCAGGACAACCCGAACTACCAGCTCGTCCGCGGCGACGCCAAGGACGTCGGGCTGATGAAGGAACTGCTGGCCGATTGCGATCACATCATCGCCGGCGCGGCCATGATCGGCGGCATCAGCTACTTCCACACGTTCGCTTACGACCTCCTGGCCGAGAACGAGCGGATCACCGCCTCGACGTTCGACGCGGCCATCTGGGCGTACCAGCACGCCAGGCTCAAGAAGATCACCGTCATCTCGTCGTCGATGGTCTTCGAGAACGCCGTCCGGTTCCCCAGCCGCGAAGGGGAACATCGGGCCTGCCCGCCGCCGGCCTCGACCTACGGCTTCCAGAAGCTGGCCGTGGAGTACTTCGCCCAGGGGGCGTACGAGCAGTACGGCCTGCCCTTCACGATCGCCCGCCCGTTCAACTGCGTCGGCATCGGCGAGCGCCGGGCGAAGTGCGACGTCGAGATCCTCTCGGGCAACGTCAAGCTGGCGATGAGCCACGTCGTCCCGGACCTGGTCCAGAAGGTCCTCAAGGGCCAGGACCCGCTCCACATCCTCGGCGACGGCTCCCAGGTCCGCCACTACACCTACGGCGGCGACCTCGCCCGGGGCATCCGCCTCTGCGTCGAGCACCCGGCGGCGATGAACGAGGACTTCAACCTCTCCACGGCGGCCTCGACGAACGTCCTGGAACTCGCCGAGCTGATCTGGAAGAAGATCCACGGCGAATGGAAGCCCTTCCGCACGGTCTCCGACAAGCCGTTCCAGTACGACGTGCAGTGCCGGATCCCGACCGTCGACAAGGCCCGCGACCTGATCGGCTTCTCGGCCGACACGCCGCTCGACGAGATCCTCGACGAGGTCATCCCCTGGGTCGGCAAGCAGCTCGAAGCCGGAGTCATCTGA
- a CDS encoding nucleotide sugar dehydrogenase produces MKHSVCIVGGCGHIGLPLGIALSTAGARVTLLDNTESRVRSVAEGRMPFLERGADESLTEVLADGRLTVTMDPDAVGRSDTVVVTIGTPVDEFLSPEVRTFDRAMESILGRMHDGQLLILRSTVFPGVTSRLDKRTRERGLRIDVAHCPERIAQGYALEETGSLPQIIGGVTPSAARRASALFALLGAKQIEIPPVEAELCKLFCNSYRYINFAIANQFYVIAEKFGADFDRVRKAMTTDYPRMAGFPGAGFAGGPCLLKDTMQLAAFNHNDFVLGQAAMMINEGLPTFLVESAKASYDLSTATVAILGMAFKGNSDDPRDSLAYKLRKVLTFESRKVLCTDPYIEDPSFVSLETALEEADVLFLGACHDEYRGLTPRQPTIDVFNFLKRTSTEGAEPRTANAA; encoded by the coding sequence ATGAAACACTCCGTCTGCATCGTCGGGGGCTGCGGCCACATCGGCCTCCCGCTGGGCATCGCCCTCTCGACGGCCGGCGCGCGGGTCACCCTGCTCGACAACACCGAGTCCCGCGTGCGAAGCGTCGCCGAGGGACGGATGCCGTTCCTGGAGCGGGGCGCCGACGAATCCCTGACCGAAGTTCTGGCCGACGGCCGCCTGACCGTGACCATGGACCCCGACGCGGTCGGCCGGAGCGACACCGTCGTCGTCACGATCGGCACCCCCGTCGACGAGTTCCTCAGCCCCGAGGTCCGAACCTTCGACCGCGCGATGGAGTCGATCCTGGGCCGGATGCACGACGGCCAGCTCCTGATCCTCCGGAGCACCGTCTTCCCCGGCGTCACCAGCCGGCTGGACAAGCGGACCCGCGAGCGCGGCCTGCGGATCGACGTGGCCCACTGCCCCGAGCGGATCGCCCAGGGCTACGCGCTCGAGGAGACCGGGAGCCTCCCCCAGATCATCGGCGGGGTCACGCCTTCGGCGGCGCGGCGGGCCTCGGCCCTGTTCGCCCTCCTCGGCGCGAAGCAGATCGAGATCCCGCCGGTCGAGGCGGAGCTCTGCAAGCTGTTCTGCAACAGCTACCGCTACATCAACTTCGCGATCGCCAACCAGTTCTACGTCATCGCCGAGAAGTTCGGCGCCGACTTCGACCGGGTCCGCAAGGCGATGACGACCGACTATCCGCGCATGGCCGGGTTCCCGGGGGCCGGGTTCGCGGGGGGCCCGTGCCTGCTCAAGGACACGATGCAGCTCGCCGCGTTCAACCACAACGACTTCGTGCTGGGCCAGGCGGCGATGATGATCAACGAGGGGCTGCCCACGTTCCTCGTCGAGTCGGCGAAGGCCAGCTACGACCTGTCGACCGCGACCGTCGCGATCCTGGGCATGGCGTTCAAGGGGAACAGCGACGACCCCCGCGACTCGCTCGCCTACAAGCTCCGGAAGGTCTTGACGTTCGAGAGCCGGAAGGTACTCTGCACCGACCCTTACATCGAAGACCCCTCGTTCGTCTCGCTCGAAACCGCGCTCGAGGAGGCCGACGTGCTGTTCCTCGGGGCCTGCCACGACGAGTACCGCGGGCTCACCCCCCGCCAGCCGACGATCGACGTCTTCAACTTTTTGAAGCGGACGTCGACCGAGGGCGCCGAGCCCCGGACCGCCAACGCCGCCTGA
- a CDS encoding glycerol-3-phosphate acyltransferase has product MARPPDLPVAAAIGAILGHNFPVYLGFQGGKGVATSLGALLALEPVACGAATAAFFTVFLISRYVSLSSMIGGLAFAAAYFGRADEPWSREHRAMSVLVVAVVVLLIARHRKNIGRLLAGTENRVNLGRRKPEGPSPSQPSGMVRPAVLATLAVAAALLFAAGALIVQRAQAPVEAVAGPWLLRETHREATGQQRATRVAFDEAGERLAVLCPRYNHVIVYRVDEEAKLSPLSEIAVDGRPVAIAVVGGNVAVLQRPVNDAKHLGPGWFDVFTLEGDRVGARIEAGYYPDDLAATPEGAFLMVLTSGRGEGDAAKPAPELTVHATSAILDSSTSAPVGRLAFGDDDDPDRLTLSRQGRRALVTMARAKQAVAIDLADPSSPQAVGRMNLKDGDAPHVSRSQDGDWILIPAVDEHDAVALAARPNPDHAASDAGTDTAAYLVVSQPEDSTLDLVQVAPTVLLGRFPVLGPLNLGGAETSALAFNDRRRILAAATKPGAVHVIRLESRMDPAAAPPPSRIAASR; this is encoded by the coding sequence CTGGCCCGTCCCCCCGACCTCCCGGTCGCGGCGGCGATCGGGGCGATCCTCGGGCACAACTTCCCGGTCTACCTTGGCTTCCAGGGGGGCAAGGGAGTGGCGACGAGCCTGGGCGCGCTGCTGGCGCTGGAGCCGGTTGCGTGCGGCGCGGCGACGGCCGCGTTCTTCACGGTCTTCCTGATCAGCCGGTACGTCTCGCTCTCGTCGATGATCGGCGGGCTGGCGTTCGCCGCCGCGTATTTCGGCCGCGCCGACGAGCCGTGGAGCCGCGAGCATCGCGCGATGAGCGTCCTGGTGGTGGCGGTCGTCGTCCTCCTGATCGCCAGGCACCGCAAGAACATCGGCCGCCTGCTGGCGGGGACGGAGAATCGGGTGAATCTCGGCCGCCGCAAGCCGGAGGGGCCGTCCCCCTCGCAACCCTCGGGGATGGTCCGCCCGGCGGTGCTCGCGACGCTGGCCGTCGCCGCGGCCCTGCTGTTCGCGGCCGGCGCCCTGATCGTCCAGCGGGCGCAGGCGCCCGTCGAGGCGGTCGCGGGGCCATGGCTGTTGCGCGAGACCCACCGCGAGGCTACCGGCCAGCAGCGTGCCACGCGCGTCGCCTTCGACGAGGCTGGCGAACGGCTCGCCGTGCTCTGCCCGCGCTACAACCACGTCATCGTCTACCGCGTGGACGAGGAGGCGAAACTCTCGCCCCTTTCGGAGATCGCGGTCGACGGCCGCCCGGTCGCCATCGCGGTCGTCGGCGGGAACGTCGCGGTCCTCCAACGCCCGGTGAACGACGCCAAGCATCTCGGCCCCGGTTGGTTCGACGTCTTCACGCTCGAAGGCGATCGTGTCGGGGCTCGCATCGAGGCGGGCTACTACCCGGACGACCTCGCGGCCACGCCCGAGGGCGCCTTCCTGATGGTGCTGACCTCCGGTCGGGGCGAAGGGGACGCCGCGAAGCCCGCTCCCGAGCTGACCGTCCACGCCACCTCCGCCATTCTCGACTCGTCCACCTCGGCGCCCGTTGGCCGCCTGGCGTTCGGCGACGACGACGACCCCGATCGGCTGACCCTCTCGCGACAGGGGAGGCGGGCCCTCGTGACGATGGCCCGCGCGAAGCAGGCGGTCGCGATCGACCTCGCCGACCCGAGTAGCCCCCAGGCCGTCGGCCGGATGAATCTCAAGGACGGCGACGCGCCGCACGTCTCGCGGTCGCAGGACGGCGACTGGATCCTCATTCCCGCCGTCGACGAGCACGATGCCGTGGCGTTGGCCGCGAGGCCGAACCCCGATCACGCGGCCTCCGACGCCGGGACGGACACCGCCGCCTACCTCGTCGTCTCGCAGCCCGAGGACTCGACGCTCGACCTCGTGCAGGTCGCCCCGACGGTTCTGCTGGGCCGATTCCCGGTCCTGGGACCGTTGAACCTGGGGGGCGCCGAGACCTCGGCCCTGGCCTTCAACGACCGTCGCCGAATCCTCGCCGCGGCGACCAAGCCGGGCGCCGTCCACGTGATCCGGCTCGAATCGCGGATGGACCCCGCCGCCGCACCCCCGCCTTCGCGGATCGCCGCGTCTCGCTGA
- a CDS encoding ankyrin repeat domain-containing protein has product MKITCRVRGAVWDPETDREAPIPDGLDGSHFEDFALEPYLDEEIADLGVVGGEIRAVVRDGSAAIQIEFHAPEALDDEAIEALREFASDQMSDGIGEHGFDVVLDGRGWLLVPAGGPIEVEQVDDGRYVPPPSAVAIAARDGDLDGLRLALSDGGADLDATHQGYTGLHLAIIYGQPETALLLIDQGADPGKLDPSGDAPLDSCALSSSLDDEDSARVAEALLAAGADPDRVGSTGGTPRILAELRGKPKLLEVLSSRR; this is encoded by the coding sequence ATGAAGATCACCTGCCGAGTCCGGGGGGCTGTGTGGGATCCGGAGACCGACCGCGAAGCCCCGATCCCGGACGGCCTCGACGGCTCCCACTTCGAGGATTTCGCGCTGGAGCCTTATCTGGACGAGGAGATCGCCGACCTGGGCGTCGTCGGCGGCGAGATCCGCGCCGTCGTCCGGGACGGGTCGGCGGCGATCCAGATCGAATTCCACGCGCCGGAGGCCCTCGACGACGAGGCGATCGAAGCCCTCCGGGAGTTCGCCTCGGACCAGATGTCGGACGGAATCGGCGAGCACGGCTTCGACGTCGTCCTGGACGGCCGCGGCTGGCTGCTCGTCCCCGCCGGCGGCCCGATCGAGGTCGAGCAGGTCGACGACGGCCGCTACGTCCCGCCCCCTTCCGCCGTGGCGATCGCGGCGCGAGACGGCGACCTGGACGGCCTGCGGCTGGCCCTCTCCGACGGCGGGGCGGACCTCGACGCCACCCATCAGGGATACACCGGGCTGCATCTCGCGATCATCTACGGCCAGCCCGAGACCGCCTTGCTGCTGATCGACCAGGGGGCCGACCCCGGCAAGCTGGACCCCTCGGGAGACGCCCCCCTGGACTCCTGCGCCCTGTCCAGCTCGCTCGACGACGAGGACTCCGCGCGGGTGGCGGAGGCGCTGCTCGCCGCCGGGGCCGACCCGGACCGCGTGGGCTCCACCGGGGGGACGCCGAGGATCCTCGCCGAGCTTCGCGGCAAGCCGAAGCTGCTGGAGGTGCTCTCCTCGCGGCGATGA
- a CDS encoding glycosyltransferase, producing MTSQTTEARRDDRLAASGAGPRVDKPLALVVPVYNEGENFPALLAEIERDVPRPYTLHVVYDFDEDTTVPVATAFAKDRPWLRLVKNRHGRGVVGAIKTGFDEVGEGPALIVMADLSDDLRVVPRMLELYEQGHRVVCPSRYMKGGKQEGGPLLKRTLSRLAGQSLWTIARFPTHDATNNFRLYDAALVREMGIESTGGFELALELTAKAFRLGVPIAETPSTWRDRTAGESRFQLMKWLPRYLYWYGYALVSPLRRATNRAR from the coding sequence ATGACGTCGCAGACGACGGAAGCCCGACGGGACGACCGCCTCGCCGCGAGCGGGGCGGGCCCCCGCGTCGACAAGCCCCTGGCCCTGGTCGTGCCGGTCTACAACGAGGGGGAGAACTTCCCCGCGCTGCTGGCCGAGATCGAGCGCGACGTCCCCCGGCCGTACACGCTTCACGTCGTCTACGACTTCGACGAGGACACGACCGTCCCCGTGGCGACCGCCTTCGCGAAGGACCGTCCCTGGTTGCGGCTGGTGAAGAACCGCCACGGTCGGGGCGTCGTCGGCGCGATCAAGACCGGATTCGACGAGGTCGGCGAGGGGCCCGCCCTGATCGTCATGGCCGACCTCTCGGACGACCTCCGGGTCGTCCCCCGGATGCTCGAGCTGTACGAGCAGGGCCACCGCGTCGTCTGCCCGAGCCGCTACATGAAGGGTGGGAAGCAGGAGGGGGGGCCGCTGCTCAAGCGGACCCTCAGCCGCCTGGCGGGCCAGTCGCTCTGGACGATCGCCCGCTTCCCGACCCACGACGCGACCAACAACTTCCGCCTCTACGACGCGGCCCTCGTCCGCGAGATGGGGATCGAGAGCACAGGCGGCTTCGAGCTGGCCCTGGAGCTGACCGCAAAGGCCTTCCGCCTCGGCGTGCCCATCGCCGAAACCCCCAGCACCTGGCGTGACCGCACGGCCGGGGAGTCGCGCTTCCAGCTCATGAAGTGGCTGCCTCGCTATCTCTACTGGTACGGGTACGCCCTCGTCTCGCCGCTGCGGCGGGCGACCAACCGCGCCAGGTGA
- a CDS encoding sugar phosphate nucleotidyltransferase, which produces MKAVILAGGKGTRLRPYTHVLPKPLMPLGEDDPMPIIEVVLRQLARFGFRDVTIITGYLTELIETFCGDGRKFGAKIGYRREVAPLGTAGGLTLVRRPEEPVLVINGDILTTLDYGAMYDFHRERGASATIASYPREVKIDFGVLQFGDDPHILTGYREKPEYSFQVSMGVYILEPHAWDYLVPGQAVTMPELLEAMRTTGRPVNCYKQDCYWLDIGRHDDYATANEIFDNRRAAFLGQPDEAVLKIGRDQ; this is translated from the coding sequence ATGAAAGCCGTGATCCTGGCGGGGGGCAAGGGGACGCGACTGCGACCCTACACCCACGTCCTGCCCAAGCCGTTGATGCCGCTGGGGGAGGACGACCCGATGCCGATCATCGAGGTGGTCCTCCGCCAGCTCGCGCGGTTCGGATTCCGCGACGTGACGATCATCACCGGCTACCTGACCGAGCTGATCGAGACCTTCTGCGGCGACGGCCGGAAGTTCGGGGCGAAGATCGGCTATCGCCGCGAGGTCGCCCCGCTCGGGACGGCCGGCGGCCTCACGCTGGTCCGGCGCCCCGAGGAGCCGGTGCTCGTCATCAACGGCGACATCCTCACGACGCTCGACTACGGCGCGATGTACGACTTCCATCGCGAGCGCGGGGCGTCCGCGACGATCGCGTCGTACCCCCGCGAGGTCAAGATCGACTTCGGCGTCCTCCAGTTCGGAGACGACCCCCACATCCTGACGGGATACCGCGAGAAGCCCGAGTATTCCTTCCAGGTCAGCATGGGCGTCTACATCCTGGAGCCGCACGCCTGGGACTATCTCGTCCCCGGCCAGGCCGTCACCATGCCTGAGCTGCTGGAGGCGATGCGCACGACCGGGCGTCCCGTCAACTGCTACAAGCAGGACTGCTACTGGCTCGACATCGGCCGTCACGACGACTACGCGACGGCTAATGAGATCTTCGACAACCGCCGCGCCGCGTTCCTGGGACAGCCCGACGAGGCCGTCCTGAAGATCGGCCGCGACCAGTGA